The following are from one region of the Sardina pilchardus chromosome 4, fSarPil1.1, whole genome shotgun sequence genome:
- the LOC134079238 gene encoding phospholipase A2-like isoform X2 — MKFSCALLLLSACLPVLLAGVPRSKRSLWDLRELIACALPSSWPVWDFTDYGCYCGKGGSGTAVDQLDRCCETHDHCYSAAMALPACSSALDLDNPYTHGYYYQCDEATKTISCLAKNDACQMFICECDKHLAECMSTAPYVKAHDHYDQALCHQHS; from the exons ATGAAGTTCTCTTGTGCTCTCCTGTTGCTTAGTGCCTGCCTGCCAGTCT tgctgGCTGGTGTCCCCAGGTCCAAGCGTTCCCTGTGGGATCTGAGGGAGTTGATCGCGTGTGCTCTGCCCTCCAGTTGGCCTGTCTGGGACTTTACTGACTACGGCTGCTACTGCGGCAAGGGAGGATCCGGCACCGCCGTCGACCAGCTGGACAG gtgctgtgaGACTCATGATCATTGCTACAGTGCCGCTAtggccctgcctgcctgcagttCTGCATTGGACTTGGACAACCCCTACACCCACGGATACTACTACCAGTGTGATGAGGCCACCAAGACCATCAGCTGcctgg CTAAGAATGACGCATGCCAGATGTTCATCTGTGAGTGTGATAAGCACCTGGCTGAGTGCATGAGCACTGCTCCTTACGTAAAGGCTCACGACCACTACGACCAGGCCCTGTGCCACCAGCACAGCTAA
- the LOC134077963 gene encoding phospholipase A2-like — protein sequence MKFSCALLLLSACLPVLLAGVPRSKRSLWDLRGLIECALPSSWPVWNFADYGCYCGKGGSGTAVDQLDRCCETHDHCYGAAMALPACSSALDLDNPYTHGYYYQCDKATKTISCLAKNDACQMFICECDKHLAECMSTAPYVKAHDHYDQALCHQHS from the exons ATGAAGTTCTCTTGTGCTCTCCTGTTGCTTAGTGCCTGCCTGCCagtct tgctGGCTGGTGTCCCCAGGTCCAAGCGTTCCCTGTGGGATCTGAGAGGATTGATCGAGTGTGCTCTGCCCTCCAGTTGGCCTGTCTGGAACTTTGCCGACTACGGCTGCTACTGCGGCAAGGGAGGATCCGGCACCGCCGTCGACCAGCTGGACAG gtgctgtgaGACTCATGATCATTGCTACGGTGCCGCTAtggccctgcctgcctgcagttCTGCATTGGACTTGGACAACCCCTACACCCACGGATACTACTACCAGTGTGATAAGGCCACCAAGACCATCAGCTGcctgg CTAAGAATGACGCATGCCAGATGTTCATCTGTGAGTGTGATAAGCACCTGGCTGAGTGCATGAGCACGGCTCCTTACGTAAAGGCTCACGACCACTACGACCAGGCCCTGTGCCACCAGCACAGCTAA